A part of Mycolicibacterium sp. TUM20985 genomic DNA contains:
- a CDS encoding MCE family protein: MSRRVIRTARNTVVIGSGAVLLAGCAFGGLNSLNMPGTSGHGSGSYTITVELPDVATLPQNSPVMVDDVTVGSVSGIEAVQRPDGTFFAAVKVSLEGDVDLPENVTAKVAQTSLLGSQHIDLAPPQDQAGQGKLRQGSNIPLSRAGRYPTTEEVLSSLGVVVNKGNLGALQDITDEMYAAVAGRSGQFAGLLPRLAELTSSLNQQTADIVSALDGLNRFASILARGRDSLGRTLDSLPAALKVLNDNRSNIVDAFTALRTFAGVASHVLSETKTDFVADFMDLYPTIKALNDNADDFIKDLEFLPTFPFHYKYLRNAVRGDYLNVFVTFDLTLRRTGESVFTTSKGLDPNMKHMAEIINTPDFLTGAMANLSGQAVDPFKIPPGAATQHDGGTP; this comes from the coding sequence ATGTCTCGCAGGGTAATTCGCACGGCGCGCAACACCGTCGTGATCGGCTCCGGTGCGGTACTGCTGGCTGGCTGTGCGTTCGGCGGCCTCAACTCACTCAACATGCCGGGCACCTCGGGCCACGGCAGCGGTTCGTACACCATCACGGTCGAACTGCCGGACGTCGCGACGCTGCCGCAGAACTCACCGGTGATGGTCGACGACGTCACGGTCGGCAGCGTGTCGGGTATCGAGGCCGTCCAGCGGCCCGACGGCACGTTCTTCGCCGCGGTGAAGGTGTCGCTCGAGGGAGACGTCGACCTTCCGGAGAACGTGACCGCCAAGGTCGCCCAGACGTCGCTGCTCGGATCTCAACACATCGACCTCGCTCCGCCGCAGGACCAAGCGGGTCAGGGCAAACTGCGTCAAGGTTCCAACATCCCGCTGTCCAGGGCGGGCCGCTATCCGACCACCGAAGAGGTGCTGTCTTCACTGGGCGTCGTGGTCAACAAGGGCAATCTTGGTGCGCTGCAAGACATCACCGACGAGATGTACGCAGCGGTGGCCGGGCGTTCTGGTCAGTTCGCCGGCCTGCTTCCCCGGCTGGCGGAGCTGACCTCGTCGCTGAACCAGCAGACGGCCGACATCGTCTCCGCTCTGGACGGGCTGAACCGCTTCGCGAGCATCCTTGCGCGGGGCAGGGACAGCCTCGGTCGCACGCTCGATTCGTTGCCTGCTGCGCTGAAGGTGCTCAACGACAACCGAAGCAACATCGTCGACGCCTTCACCGCGCTGCGGACGTTCGCGGGTGTGGCATCGCACGTGTTGTCGGAGACCAAGACCGACTTCGTTGCCGACTTCATGGACCTGTACCCAACCATCAAGGCGCTCAACGACAACGCCGATGACTTCATCAAGGACCTCGAGTTCCTGCCGACGTTCCCGTTCCACTACAAGTACCTTCGCAATGCGGTCCGCGGTGACTACCTGAACGTGTTCGTGACCTTCGACCTGACGCTGCGGCGTACGGGCGAGTCGGTGTTCACCACCTCGAAGGGTCTCGATCCGAACATGAAGCACATGGCCGAGATCATCAACACTCCGGACTTCCTCACCGGGGCGATGGCGAACCTATCGGGGCAGGCGGTCGACCCGTTCAAGATCCCGCCGGGCGCGGCAACCCAGCACGACGGGGGGACGCCCTAG
- a CDS encoding virulence factor Mce family protein: protein MIDRLTRLQLTIFAIVTVICVGAISAFYLHLPAAVGIGAYEVTADFEAGGGLYQNANVTYRGVTIGRVEQVSLADQGVVATMRLNTDTEVPDNVTATVKSVSAVGEQYIDLVPPQDPSSGRLGNGSNIGVDRTAVGQDISALLSQAETLVDSIGNARVKDLLQETFKAFNGSGPELARMIQSSRLLIDEANDNYGQISQLIDQAGPFLDAQIRSGDDVKSLSDGLARFTSELARADPQLRTTLETVPGTAQAANTTFDGIRPNFPMLAANLANFGRIGVIYRKSIEQALVIFPALMSALITVGGGLPADEGGKLDFKVDLGDPPPCSTGFIPPPLIRSPGDTTLRDLPTDLYCKTAQNDPAVVRGARNYPCQEFPGKRAPTVQLCRDPRGYVPIGNNPWRGPPVPYDTPVTNDRNIFPPNKFPNIPPGADYDPGPPVVQLPPGVPPGPGPAPNAPFPLPVPPSDLGPPPPPLPFYAPPDQIVPPYARTPPPAEAPAPAPAPPGELPPGQGPLLPSEAIPPQASGPAAATYDSKTGVFVDPAGGTGVYADGMDKVSPAETWVDLMLDPRQA, encoded by the coding sequence ATGATCGACCGTCTGACACGTCTGCAGCTGACGATCTTCGCGATCGTCACCGTGATCTGCGTCGGCGCCATCTCGGCGTTCTACCTCCACCTGCCCGCAGCCGTGGGCATCGGCGCCTACGAGGTGACCGCCGACTTCGAAGCCGGTGGCGGGCTCTACCAGAATGCCAACGTCACCTATAGGGGCGTGACCATCGGCCGCGTCGAACAGGTGAGCCTCGCCGACCAGGGCGTCGTGGCGACAATGCGGCTCAACACCGACACCGAGGTTCCCGACAACGTCACCGCGACGGTGAAGAGCGTGTCCGCGGTGGGCGAACAGTACATCGACCTGGTCCCGCCGCAGGACCCGTCGTCGGGCCGCCTAGGCAACGGCTCGAACATCGGCGTCGACCGCACCGCCGTCGGCCAGGACATCTCCGCCCTGCTGAGTCAAGCCGAGACGCTGGTGGACAGCATCGGCAACGCCAGGGTGAAGGACCTACTGCAGGAGACGTTCAAGGCGTTCAACGGATCTGGGCCGGAACTGGCCCGGATGATCCAGTCGTCACGTCTGCTCATCGACGAGGCGAACGACAACTATGGTCAGATCTCGCAACTGATCGATCAGGCCGGACCGTTCCTGGATGCGCAGATCCGAAGCGGTGACGACGTGAAGTCGCTGTCCGACGGGCTCGCGCGTTTCACGTCCGAGCTGGCCCGCGCCGACCCGCAACTGCGGACGACGCTGGAGACGGTTCCCGGCACCGCCCAGGCGGCGAACACCACGTTCGACGGCATCCGACCCAACTTCCCGATGCTGGCCGCGAACCTGGCCAACTTCGGCCGCATCGGCGTCATCTACCGCAAGTCGATTGAACAGGCGCTGGTGATCTTCCCCGCGTTGATGTCGGCGCTGATCACGGTCGGCGGCGGACTGCCTGCCGACGAGGGCGGCAAGCTCGACTTCAAGGTCGACCTCGGCGATCCTCCCCCCTGCTCGACGGGCTTCATCCCGCCGCCGCTGATCCGGTCCCCGGGTGACACCACGCTTCGGGACCTGCCCACCGACCTGTACTGCAAGACGGCGCAGAACGATCCCGCGGTCGTGCGCGGGGCGCGGAACTATCCGTGCCAGGAATTCCCCGGTAAGCGGGCGCCGACCGTGCAGCTGTGCCGTGACCCCCGCGGGTACGTGCCGATCGGCAACAACCCGTGGCGTGGCCCGCCCGTGCCCTACGACACCCCGGTCACCAATGACCGAAACATATTCCCGCCCAACAAGTTTCCGAACATTCCGCCAGGAGCGGACTACGACCCCGGGCCGCCGGTGGTGCAGCTCCCACCGGGTGTCCCGCCGGGACCGGGGCCAGCGCCCAATGCACCGTTCCCACTTCCGGTGCCGCCGAGCGACCTTGGGCCGCCACCGCCGCCGCTGCCGTTCTATGCACCGCCGGATCAGATCGTGCCGCCCTACGCCAGGACGCCACCGCCCGCCGAGGCGCCGGCTCCCGCCCCGGCCCCGCCGGGCGAGCTCCCACCCGGTCAGGGACCGCTCCTCCCGTCGGAGGCGATACCGCCGCAGGCGAGTGGCCCGGCCGCTGCCACGTACGATTCGAAGACCGGTGTGTTCGTCGACCCCGCTGGGGGCACGGGCGTGTACGCCGATGGCATGGACAAGGTCAGCCCCGCAGAGACATGGGTGGACCTGATGTTGGATCCGAGGCAGGCGTAA
- a CDS encoding mammalian cell entry protein, translating to MSETPQLVTRATPRRRASRAAGPASGTPTEVVVESPSVVNVRPVKPVGPPPRRQPHRRLVAALGLGVTAVLVAVLAGVVALLFTQQRHAEAADARDREFVDTASQTVVNMFSYTQDDIDDSVNRFVNGISGPLRDMMSQGNNVENLKAIFRDTNASSEAVINGAALEKVDDTAGNAAVLVSVRVTVTNLDGVNSPSKPYRLRVIVHEDDNGHMTGYDLKYPDGGN from the coding sequence GTGAGTGAGACTCCACAGTTGGTGACGAGGGCTACCCCGCGCCGGCGCGCATCGCGGGCGGCAGGCCCGGCCTCCGGGACACCCACCGAGGTGGTCGTCGAGTCGCCGTCGGTCGTGAACGTCCGTCCGGTGAAGCCGGTCGGGCCGCCGCCACGCCGACAACCGCACCGCAGGCTGGTCGCCGCCCTCGGCCTCGGCGTGACCGCAGTCCTGGTCGCCGTGCTGGCCGGGGTGGTGGCTCTGTTGTTCACCCAGCAGCGCCACGCCGAGGCGGCCGACGCGCGCGACCGGGAGTTCGTCGACACCGCATCCCAGACCGTGGTGAACATGTTCAGCTACACGCAGGACGACATCGACGACAGCGTGAACCGGTTCGTCAACGGGATCAGCGGTCCGCTGCGCGACATGATGAGTCAGGGCAACAACGTCGAGAACCTGAAGGCCATCTTCCGCGACACGAATGCAAGCTCCGAAGCCGTCATCAACGGCGCCGCACTCGAGAAGGTCGACGACACCGCCGGCAATGCCGCGGTGCTGGTGTCGGTCCGGGTGACGGTCACCAACCTCGACGGCGTGAACTCGCCATCGAAGCCGTACCGGCTGAGGGTGATCGTGCACGAGGACGACAACGGGCACATGACCGGCTACGACCTGAAGTACCCCGACGGAGGCAACTGA
- a CDS encoding mammalian cell entry protein — translation MARSSKLVSRSIVVVGLLLAAGFIALGGIGGTLYWNRVERNGEQEARTELPELAAQQIPIILGFDYQTIERSRTDAYKLLTPEFRREYEDDTTKNVIPAARDRQVISQVNVVGVGMLDARRDSGSVMVYMNRVLTDKTKQPLYDGSRLRVDYEKVGQDWRIKDITPI, via the coding sequence ATGGCCCGGAGTTCGAAGCTGGTCTCCAGGTCGATCGTGGTCGTCGGGCTGCTCCTCGCCGCGGGATTCATTGCGCTGGGCGGGATCGGCGGAACCCTGTACTGGAACCGCGTCGAGCGCAACGGTGAACAGGAAGCCAGGACGGAGCTGCCGGAGCTTGCGGCGCAACAGATTCCGATCATTCTGGGGTTCGACTACCAGACGATCGAGCGCAGTCGGACCGACGCGTACAAGCTGTTGACGCCCGAGTTTCGCCGCGAGTACGAGGACGACACCACCAAGAACGTCATCCCGGCCGCGCGGGACCGCCAGGTCATCAGCCAGGTCAACGTGGTCGGCGTCGGAATGCTCGACGCCCGAAGGGATTCGGGCTCGGTGATGGTGTACATGAACCGCGTCCTCACCGACAAGACCAAGCAACCGCTCTACGACGGCAGCCGCCTGCGGGTCGACTACGAGAAGGTCGGCCAGGACTGGCGGATCAAGGACATCACTCCGATCTAG
- a CDS encoding alpha,alpha-trehalose-phosphate synthase (UDP-forming), protein MSSGGGETANSEGSDFVVVANRLPIDMERLPDGTTTYKRSPGGLVTALEPLLRKRRGAWIGWPGITDGDEDPIVEDDLEMRPVRLSAEDFAEYYEGFSNATLWPLYHDVIVKPIYHREWWDRYVEVNRRFAEATASAAAPGATVWVQDYQLQLVPKMLRMLRPDLTIGFFLHIPFPPVELFMQMPWRTEIIEGLLGADLVGFHLPGGAQNFLILARRLVGANTSRATIGVRSRFGEIQVGFRSVKVGAFPISIDSADLDTKARAREVRQRAKQIRAELGNPRKVLLGVDRLDYTKGIDVRLHAFSELLDEGRADPTDTVLVQLATPSRERVESYKAMREDIERQVGHINGEYGKVGHPVVHYLHQAVPREELIAFFVAADVMLVTPLRDGMNLVAKEYVACRNDLGGALVLSEFTGAAAELRQAYLTNPHHLDGVKDSIEAALNQAPEEGRRRMRIMRRQVLAHDVDRWARSFLEALADTRDGDAPRSE, encoded by the coding sequence GTGAGCTCAGGAGGAGGCGAAACAGCCAACTCCGAAGGTTCCGACTTCGTCGTGGTGGCCAACCGGCTACCGATCGACATGGAGCGGCTACCCGACGGCACCACGACGTACAAGCGCAGCCCCGGGGGACTGGTCACCGCCCTGGAACCGCTGTTGCGGAAGCGGCGGGGGGCGTGGATCGGCTGGCCGGGCATCACCGACGGCGACGAGGATCCGATCGTCGAGGACGACCTCGAGATGCGGCCGGTGCGGCTGTCGGCCGAGGACTTCGCCGAGTACTACGAGGGCTTCTCCAACGCCACCCTGTGGCCGCTGTACCACGACGTCATCGTCAAACCCATCTACCACCGCGAGTGGTGGGACCGCTACGTCGAGGTGAACCGTCGCTTCGCCGAGGCGACGGCGAGCGCGGCAGCGCCGGGCGCCACGGTATGGGTTCAGGACTACCAGTTGCAGCTGGTGCCGAAGATGCTGCGCATGCTTCGCCCGGACCTCACCATCGGGTTCTTCCTGCACATCCCCTTTCCGCCCGTCGAACTCTTCATGCAGATGCCGTGGCGCACGGAGATCATCGAAGGCCTACTCGGGGCCGACCTGGTCGGCTTCCATCTGCCGGGCGGCGCCCAGAACTTCCTGATCCTGGCTCGGCGCCTGGTCGGGGCCAATACCTCGCGGGCCACCATCGGCGTGCGGTCCCGGTTCGGCGAGATCCAGGTCGGCTTCCGCAGCGTCAAGGTGGGTGCCTTTCCGATCTCGATCGACTCCGCCGACCTGGACACCAAGGCGCGCGCCCGCGAAGTTCGGCAGCGCGCCAAGCAGATCCGCGCCGAGCTGGGAAATCCGCGCAAGGTCCTTCTCGGCGTCGACCGCCTCGACTACACCAAGGGCATCGACGTACGCCTGCATGCCTTCTCCGAGCTCCTCGACGAAGGCAGGGCCGACCCGACGGACACCGTGCTGGTGCAGCTGGCGACGCCCAGCCGTGAGCGTGTCGAGAGCTACAAGGCGATGCGCGAGGACATCGAACGTCAGGTCGGCCACATCAACGGTGAGTACGGCAAGGTGGGACACCCGGTCGTGCACTATCTGCACCAGGCCGTGCCGCGCGAGGAGTTGATCGCCTTCTTCGTCGCTGCCGACGTCATGTTGGTGACGCCGCTACGGGATGGCATGAACCTGGTCGCCAAGGAGTACGTCGCCTGCCGCAACGACCTCGGCGGCGCGCTGGTGCTCAGTGAATTCACCGGTGCCGCAGCTGAACTCAGGCAGGCCTACCTGACCAACCCGCATCATCTCGATGGCGTGAAGGACTCGATCGAGGCCGCGCTGAACCAGGCCCCAGAAGAGGGCCGGCGGCGGATGCGCATCATGCGCCGGCAGGTACTCGCCCATGACGTCGACCGCTGGGCGCGGTCGTTCCTGGAAGCCCTGGCCGACACGCGGGACGGCGACGCTCCTAGATCGGAGTGA
- a CDS encoding intersectin-EH binding protein Ibp1, which translates to MAHFEIPARRLLIAGGFALVVAGGPAVAAFAVPVAISGAPAASCPAGEEEDMYTGSCLPHTVPNSPTNNGYPPSPVTQNPGGLPTVDGIPCTGANTGKCIGLQENAPKFVQPPTSINGQ; encoded by the coding sequence ATGGCGCATTTTGAAATCCCCGCACGACGCCTGCTCATCGCCGGCGGGTTTGCGCTCGTCGTTGCCGGTGGCCCCGCCGTGGCCGCATTCGCGGTCCCCGTGGCCATCTCGGGGGCGCCGGCGGCGTCATGCCCCGCCGGCGAGGAAGAGGACATGTACACGGGCTCCTGCCTGCCCCACACCGTCCCCAACTCGCCCACCAACAACGGCTACCCCCCGTCGCCGGTCACGCAGAATCCCGGTGGCCTCCCCACGGTCGACGGCATCCCCTGCACGGGTGCGAACACCGGTAAGTGCATCGGCCTTCAGGAGAACGCCCCGAAGTTCGTGCAGCCGCCGACGAGCATCAACGGCCAGTAG
- a CDS encoding intersectin-EH binding protein Ibp1: MPHFEFPARRLLITGGFALAVAVTPAVAAFTLPSVASGSLAACATGEDNDQFTGECVPFVVPNSPSPFTTPLGNPDIPEIDGVPCTGRDSGACIGLAEDAPQYVPPTSSIGSSPTVTGSTN, translated from the coding sequence ATGCCGCACTTCGAGTTCCCTGCCCGCCGCCTCCTCATCACCGGCGGATTCGCTCTCGCCGTCGCCGTGACCCCGGCAGTGGCCGCTTTCACGCTGCCGTCGGTGGCCTCCGGTTCCCTCGCCGCCTGCGCGACCGGTGAGGACAACGACCAATTCACCGGGGAATGCGTGCCTTTCGTCGTGCCGAACTCCCCGTCGCCATTCACCACTCCGCTCGGCAACCCGGACATCCCAGAGATCGACGGCGTCCCGTGCACGGGCCGCGACTCGGGCGCATGCATCGGTCTCGCCGAGGATGCGCCGCAGTACGTCCCGCCGACCTCGTCCATCGGATCGAGTCCGACGGTCACGGGTTCGACCAACTAG
- a CDS encoding intersectin-EH binding protein Ibp1 → MATLLIPARRLLIAGSFAMAIAAAPAVAAFTVPSIAPSVAACSGGETEDVYTNACSPDMVPNSPIQATAGGLPSVDGIPCTGGNSGQCIGLSEDAPQYVPPSSTVGSSPTITGSTN, encoded by the coding sequence ATGGCAACCCTTCTGATCCCAGCCCGACGACTGCTCATCGCGGGCAGCTTCGCCATGGCGATCGCCGCGGCGCCCGCGGTGGCCGCGTTCACCGTCCCGTCGATCGCTCCGTCCGTCGCGGCGTGCTCGGGCGGCGAGACCGAGGACGTCTACACCAACGCCTGCTCCCCGGACATGGTCCCGAACTCGCCCATCCAGGCCACCGCGGGTGGACTGCCCTCGGTCGACGGAATCCCGTGCACGGGCGGCAACTCGGGCCAGTGCATCGGCCTGTCCGAGGACGCGCCGCAGTACGTGCCGCCCAGCTCGACGGTGGGCTCGAGTCCGACCATCACCGGCTCGACGAACTGA
- a CDS encoding SDR family oxidoreductase has translation MQLSLANRTFIVTGGGSGIGKGVATAIVASGGDAMLVGRNADRLASARDEIEAQAGDGAGAVRYEPADVTNEDEVTRMVEATTAWHGALDGVVHCAGGSETIGPITQVDSEAWRRTVDLNVNGTMYVLKHTAREMVRGGGGSFIGISSVAASNTHRWFGAYGVSKSAIDHLMQLGADELGASRVRVNSIRPGLIRTELVALVLDSPELSEDYRVSTPLPRVGEVEDIANAAVFLLSDAASWITGQVINVDGGQLLRRGPDYSAMLEPVFGADGLRGVVT, from the coding sequence GTGCAGCTTTCGTTGGCGAATCGAACCTTCATCGTCACCGGTGGTGGCAGCGGTATCGGCAAGGGTGTCGCCACGGCGATCGTCGCGTCGGGTGGTGACGCGATGCTCGTCGGCCGCAACGCCGACCGGCTGGCCTCCGCCCGGGACGAGATCGAGGCGCAGGCCGGTGACGGCGCGGGTGCGGTGCGGTACGAGCCCGCCGACGTCACCAACGAGGACGAAGTGACCCGGATGGTGGAGGCCACCACGGCGTGGCACGGTGCGCTGGACGGCGTCGTGCACTGTGCTGGCGGCTCCGAGACCATCGGCCCCATTACCCAGGTCGACTCCGAAGCGTGGCGGCGAACCGTCGACTTGAACGTCAACGGCACCATGTACGTGCTCAAGCACACCGCACGGGAGATGGTCCGCGGCGGCGGCGGATCGTTCATCGGCATCTCGTCGGTCGCGGCCAGCAACACCCACCGGTGGTTCGGCGCGTACGGCGTCAGCAAGTCCGCGATCGACCATCTGATGCAACTCGGCGCCGATGAGCTGGGGGCGTCGCGGGTACGCGTGAACTCGATCCGGCCGGGACTGATCCGCACCGAACTCGTGGCGCTCGTCCTCGATTCGCCGGAGCTGAGCGAGGACTACCGCGTCAGCACACCGCTGCCGCGGGTCGGCGAGGTGGAGGACATCGCCAACGCGGCGGTGTTCCTGCTCAGCGATGCGGCGAGTTGGATCACCGGGCAGGTCATCAACGTCGACGGCGGGCAGCTGCTGCGGCGGGGCCCGGACTATTCGGCGATGCTCGAACCCGTCTTCGGCGCCGACGGGCTGCGCGGGGTCGTGACGTAG
- a CDS encoding DUF732 domain-containing protein, with amino-acid sequence MRSKHIAAALLIAAGATVAGALPAHADPTDDQRAQQIDQAFLEAVKDQGLRLKSDAFAIDLAHSTCDVLTRTGSVESALRHVQNATDWSDSKSIGSFGSLSVQGYCPKSMPKQ; translated from the coding sequence ATGAGGTCGAAGCACATCGCGGCGGCGCTACTGATCGCCGCTGGCGCCACGGTCGCCGGGGCCCTCCCTGCGCACGCCGACCCCACCGATGACCAGCGGGCACAACAGATCGATCAAGCCTTCCTCGAGGCGGTCAAGGATCAGGGCCTGCGGCTGAAATCCGACGCGTTCGCCATCGATCTCGCGCACTCCACCTGCGACGTGTTGACGCGCACCGGCTCGGTGGAGAGCGCCCTGCGCCACGTGCAGAACGCCACCGACTGGTCCGACAGCAAGAGCATCGGCTCCTTCGGCAGCCTCTCGGTGCAGGGCTACTGCCCGAAGTCGATGCCCAAGCAGTAA
- a CDS encoding (2Fe-2S)-binding protein — MHELPVRLTVNGHDRGAVVEPRVTLADFLREECGLTGTHLGCEHGACGACTVLLDGQAVRSCLIFAVQVDGQEVTTVEGIADADGTLSPIQAALRECHGLQCGFCTPGFVTSITALLRDNPTPTDEEIREGLSGNFCRCTGYQGIVNAVHLAASRIE, encoded by the coding sequence ATGCATGAACTGCCCGTGCGTCTGACGGTCAACGGCCACGACCGCGGCGCGGTGGTCGAACCCCGCGTGACCCTCGCCGACTTCCTCAGGGAGGAGTGCGGGCTGACGGGCACCCACCTCGGCTGCGAACACGGCGCGTGCGGTGCGTGCACGGTGCTGCTGGACGGACAGGCGGTGCGGTCGTGCCTGATCTTCGCTGTCCAGGTCGACGGCCAGGAGGTGACGACGGTGGAGGGCATCGCCGACGCCGACGGCACGCTGTCCCCCATCCAGGCCGCGCTGCGCGAATGCCACGGACTGCAGTGCGGTTTCTGCACCCCCGGCTTCGTCACGTCCATCACCGCGTTGCTGCGCGATAACCCCACCCCCACCGACGAGGAGATCCGCGAGGGCCTGTCGGGCAACTTCTGCCGTTGCACCGGATATCAGGGCATCGTCAACGCGGTCCACCTGGCGGCCTCTCGCATCGAGTAA
- a CDS encoding FAD binding domain-containing protein, translating into MKAANFAYHRPDTVTDAVALLRDHGDDAKILAGGQSLVPMLAMRLTSFENLIDISRISELQSIDLEDGCVRIGAATPHAFVGMDDEVAESVPLLTMSTPHIGHFQIRTRGTLGGAIAHADPAAEYAAVAVTLDAVIEATSSRGRRQIAASEFFTGLWETALRPDEILTAVRFPVWSGRTGFAVQEFARRHGDFAIAGATVAVEVDDDDHVTRCGIGLLGLGSTPRRAADAESAVMGRHVTDLTADEIGRLATSGLEDVPADLQGSASYRVRVGAAMVSRAWNEATEALHA; encoded by the coding sequence GTGAAGGCCGCCAACTTCGCCTACCACCGCCCCGACACGGTCACGGACGCGGTGGCGCTGCTACGCGATCACGGTGATGACGCGAAGATCCTCGCCGGCGGGCAGAGTCTGGTCCCGATGCTCGCCATGCGGTTGACGTCCTTCGAGAACCTCATCGACATCTCACGCATATCGGAACTGCAGAGCATCGACCTCGAAGACGGCTGCGTGCGGATCGGTGCGGCGACTCCGCACGCCTTCGTCGGCATGGACGACGAAGTGGCCGAATCGGTTCCGCTGCTGACCATGTCGACGCCCCACATCGGTCACTTCCAGATCCGCACCCGCGGCACCCTCGGCGGTGCCATCGCCCATGCCGACCCCGCCGCCGAATATGCCGCGGTGGCCGTGACACTCGACGCCGTGATCGAGGCGACGTCGTCACGGGGGCGCAGGCAGATCGCGGCATCGGAGTTCTTCACCGGGCTGTGGGAGACCGCTCTTCGACCCGACGAGATCCTGACGGCGGTCCGCTTCCCGGTGTGGTCGGGACGAACCGGATTCGCAGTGCAGGAATTCGCCAGACGCCACGGTGACTTCGCCATCGCCGGGGCGACCGTGGCCGTCGAGGTCGACGACGATGACCACGTAACCCGTTGCGGTATCGGACTTCTGGGGCTCGGTTCGACACCGCGGCGGGCGGCGGACGCCGAGTCCGCCGTCATGGGCAGACACGTCACCGATCTCACCGCCGACGAGATCGGCAGGTTGGCCACGTCGGGCCTCGAAGACGTTCCGGCCGACCTTCAGGGTTCGGCGTCCTACCGCGTCAGGGTCGGTGCCGCCATGGTGTCTCGAGCCTGGAACGAAGCAACGGAGGCCCTCCATGCATGA
- a CDS encoding SRPBCC family protein encodes MELNNEFRVAVPTATTWKVLTDIERIAPCLPGATLLTVDGDDFTGTVKVKVGPITVSYQGEASFQERDELAQRVVLKATGKETRGNGQAAAVVTAQLKDDGTTGTLVSITTDLTISGKAAQFGRGVLADVSSNLITQFARSLEADLLVGTAPAGDTVARPDATESVDLLKVVAMPIAKRAGPVVVAAAVAAAIGFVLGRRHPTS; translated from the coding sequence GTGGAATTGAACAACGAATTCCGGGTCGCGGTGCCGACGGCGACGACCTGGAAGGTGCTCACCGACATCGAGCGGATCGCGCCCTGCCTGCCCGGCGCCACGCTACTGACGGTCGACGGGGATGACTTCACCGGCACGGTGAAGGTCAAGGTCGGCCCGATCACGGTGTCGTACCAGGGCGAAGCGTCCTTCCAGGAGCGGGACGAACTCGCCCAGCGGGTCGTCCTCAAGGCCACCGGCAAGGAAACCCGCGGCAACGGCCAGGCCGCGGCGGTCGTCACCGCGCAGCTGAAGGACGACGGAACCACCGGCACCCTCGTGTCGATCACCACCGATCTGACGATCTCAGGCAAGGCGGCGCAATTCGGTCGCGGGGTACTGGCGGATGTCTCGAGCAACCTCATCACTCAGTTCGCCAGGAGTCTGGAGGCCGATCTGCTCGTGGGAACGGCGCCGGCCGGTGACACCGTCGCGCGGCCCGATGCGACCGAATCGGTCGACCTACTCAAGGTCGTCGCCATGCCGATCGCCAAACGCGCCGGACCCGTGGTCGTCGCGGCCGCCGTGGCCGCTGCGATCGGGTTCGTGCTCGGCCGTCGTCACCCGACGTCGTGA